From Glycine soja cultivar W05 chromosome 4, ASM419377v2, whole genome shotgun sequence, the proteins below share one genomic window:
- the LOC114409964 gene encoding bidirectional sugar transporter SWEET14-like yields the protein MAISHETWAFIFGLLGNVISFMVFLAPLPTFYQIYKKKSSEGFQSLPYVVALFSSMLWIYYALVKKDASLLLITINSFGCVIETIYLAIFLVYAPSKTRLWTIKLLLMLNVFGFGGMLLSTLYLTTGSKRLSVIGWICLVFNISVFAAPLCIMKRVIKTRSVEFMPFSLSLSLTINAVMWFFYGLLLKDYYIALPNTLGFLFGIIQMVLYLVYRNAKPQTLEEPTKVQELNGHIIDVVKPNHATKNGHVPVIEIASSV from the exons ATGGCCATCAgccatgaaacttgggctttCATTTTCGGTCTTCTAG GCAACGTGATCTCCTTTATGGTGTTCCTTGCTCCATT ACCAACTTTTTACCAAATCTACAAGAAAAAATCATCCGAAGGGTTTCAATCACTACCTTATGTTGTTGCACTGTTCAGTTCAATGCTCTGGATCTATTACGCACTTGTGAAAAAGGATGCTAGCCTCCTTCTAATTACTATTAACTCCTTTGGGTGTGTGATAGAGACAATTTACCTTGCAATCTTCCTTGTTTACGCCCCAAGCAAAACCAGG CTTTGGACCATCAAGCTTCTTCTCATGTTGAATGTTTTTGGGTTTGGAGGGATGCTTCTTTCAACACTATACCTTACGACGGGTTCCAAACGTCTTTCTGTGATAGGATGGATTTGCCTTGTTTTCAACATAAGCGTTTTTGCTGCTCCACTTTGCATCATG AAACGTGTCATAAAGACGAGGAGTGTGGAATTCATGCCTTTCAGTTTGTCCTTGTCTTTGACCATAAATGCTGTTATGTGGTTCTTCTATGGCCTTCTCCTCAAGGACTACTACATCGCA CTCCCAAATACTCTTGGGTTTCTATTTGGCATAATCCAGATGGTGCTGTATTTGGTTTATAGAAACGCCAAGCCACAAACATTGGAGGAGCCAACGAAGGTTCAGGAACTAAATGGTCATATTATTGACGTTGTGAAGCCAAATCATGCAACAAAAAATGGTCATGTGCCTGTGATTGAGATAGCTAGCAGTGTGTGA